From a region of the Rhinopithecus roxellana isolate Shanxi Qingling chromosome 8, ASM756505v1, whole genome shotgun sequence genome:
- the EXOC8 gene encoding exocyst complex component 8 produces MAMAMSDSGASRLRRQLESGGFEARLYVKQLSQQSDGDRDLQEHRQRIQALAEETAQNLKRNVYQNYRQFIETAREISYLESEMYQLSHLLTEQKSSLESIPLTLLPAAAAAGAAAASGGEEGVGGAGGRDHLRGQAGFFSTPGGTSRDASGAGEEGKQRTLTTLLEKVEGCRHLLETPGQYLVYNGDLVEYDADHMAQLQRVHGFLMNDCLLVATWLPQRRGMYRYNALYSLDGLAVVNVKDNPPMKDMFKLLMFPESRIFQAENAKIKREWLEVLEETKRALSEKRRREQEEAAAPRGPPQVTSKATNPFEDDEEEEPAVPEVEEENVDLSMEWIQELPEDLDVCIAQRDFEGAVDLLDKLNHYLEDKPSPPPVKELRAKVEERVRQLTEVLVFELSPDRSLRGGPKATRRAVSQLIRLGQCTKACELFLRNRAAAVHTAIRQLRIEGATLLYIHKLCHVFFTSLLETAREFEIDFAGTDSGCYSAFVVWARSAMGMFVDAFSKQVFDSKESLSTAAECVKVAKEHCQQLGDIGLDLTFIIHALLVKDIQGALHSYKEIIIEATKHRNSEEMWRRMNLMTPEALGKLKEEMKSCGVSNFEQYTGDDCWVNLSYTVVAFTKQTMGFLEEALKLYFPELHMVLLESLVEIILVAVQHVDYSLRCEQDPEKKAFIRQNASFLYETVLPVVEKRFEEGVGKPAKQLQDLRNASRLIRVNPESTTSVV; encoded by the coding sequence ATGGCGATGGCGATGTCGGACAGTGGGGCGAGCCGCCTGCGTCGGCAGCTGGAGTCAGGGGGTTTTGAGGCGCGGCTGTACGTGAAGCAGCTCTCGCAGCAGTCGGATGGGGACCGGGACCTCCAGGAGCACCGGCAGCGCATCCAGGCGCTGGCGGAGGAGACGGCGCAGAACCTGAAGCGCAACGTCTACCAGAACTACCGGCAGTTCATAGAGACAGCCCGCGAGATCTCCTACCTGGAGAGCGAGATgtaccagctcagccacctgCTGACGGAGCAGAAGAGCAGCCTGGAGAGCATCCCGCTTACGTTGCTGCCTGCCGCAGCTGCCGCCGGAGCCGCTGCCGCCtcggggggggaggagggagtcGGTGGGGCGGGGGGCCGAGACCACCTCCGAGGCCAGGCCGGTTTTTTCTCCACCCCCGGGGGCACCTCCCGCGACGCCTCCGGTGCAGGCGAGGAAGGAAAGCAGCGCACTCTCACTACCCTGCTTGAGAAGGTGGAAGGCTGCAGGCATTTGCTGGAGACGCCGGGACAGTACCTGGTGTACAACGGGGACCTAGTGGAATACGATGCCGACCATATGGCCCAACTGCAGCGGGTGCACGGCTTTCTCATGAACGATTGTTTGTTGGTGGCTACCTGGCTGCCGCAGCGGCGGGGGATGTATCGCTACAACGCTCTCTATTCCCTAGATGGTTTGGCCGTAGTCAATGTCAAGGACAACCCGCCCATGAAGGACATGTTCAAGCTGCTTATGTTCCCCGAGAGCCGTATTTTCCAGGCCGAAAATGCTAAAATCAAACGAGAGTGGCTGGAAGTGCTGGAGGAGACCAAGAGAGCCCTCAGTGAGAAAAGGCGAAGGGAGCAGGAAGAGGCAGCGGCCCCTCGAGGGCCACCCCAAGTGACTTCCAAGGCCACTAACCCATTTGAGGATGACGAAGAAGAAGAACCAGCTGTTCCTGAGGTAGAGGAAGAGAACGTGGACCTCTCCATGGAATGGATCCAGGAGTTGCCTGAAGACCTGGATGTCTGCATTGCGCAGAGGGACTTTGAAGGGGCTGTTGACCTGCTGGATAAATTGAACCATTACCTGGAAGATAAGCCTAGCCCACCTCCTGTAAAAGAACTAAGGGCCAAAGTGGAGGAGCGAGTTCGACAGCTCACTGAGGTGCTGGTTTTCGAACTCTCCCCAGATCGTTCCCTGAGAGGTGGTCCCAAGGCTACTCGCAGAGCAGTTTCGCAACTGATCCGGCTGGGCCAGTGCACGAAGGCCTGTGAGCTATTTTTGAGAAACAGGGCAGCCGCTGTTCATACAGCAATTCGTCAGCTTCGCATTGAAGGTGCCACTTTACTCTATATTCATAAGCTGTGCCATGTCTTCTTTACCAGCCTTCTTGAGACTGCAAGAGAATTTGAGATCGATTTTGCAGGCACTGACAGCGGCTGCTACTCCGCTTTTGTGGTCTGGGCAAGATCAGCCATGGGCATGTTCGTGGATGCTTTCAGCAAGCAGGTCTTTGATAGTAAGGAGAGCCTCTCGACAGCAGCTGAGTGTGTAAAAGTGGCTAAGGAGCATTGCCAGCAACTGGGTGATATCGGACTGGACCTCACCTTCATCATCCATGCCCTTCTGGTGAAAGACATCCAAGGGGCCTTGCACAGTTACAAAGAAATCATCATCGAAGCCACTAAACATCGCAACTCTGAAGAGATGTGGAGAAGGATGAACTTGATGACGCCAGAAGCCCTGGGTAAGCTCAAAGAAGAGATGAAAAGTTGTGGGGTAAGTAACTTTGAGCAGTACACAGGGGATGACTGCTGGGTGAACCTAAGTTACACAGTGGTTGCTTTCACCAAACAGACCATGGGCTTCTTGGAAGAGGCTCTGAAGCTGTATTTCCCAGAGCTGCACATGGTACTTTTGGAGAGCCTGGTGGAAATCATTTTGGTTGCTGTTCAGCATGTGGATTATAGTCTTCGATGTGAGCAGGATCCAGAGAAGAAAGCTTTTATCAGACAGAATGCATCCTTTTTATATGAAACAGTCCTCCCTGTGGTGGAGAAAAGGTTTGAAGAAGGTGTGGGGAAACCTGCCAAGCAACTCCAAGATCTGAGGAATGCATCTAGACTTATTCGTGTGAATCCTGAAAGTACAACATCAGTGGTCTAA
- the SPRTN gene encoding sprT-like domain-containing protein Spartan isoform X1: MDDDLMLALRLQEEWNLQEAERDQAQESLSLVDASWELVDPTPDLQALFVQFNDQFFWGQLEAVEVKWSVRMTLCAGICSYEGKGGMCSIRLSEPLLKLRPRKDLVETLLHEMIHAYLFVTNNDKDREGHGPEFCKHMHRINSLTGANITVYHTFHDEVDEYRRHWWRCDGPCQHRPPYYGYVKRATNREPSAHDYWWAEHQKTCGGTYMKIKEPENYSKKGKGKTKLGKQPVSAAENKDKPNRGEAQLVIPFSGKGYVLGETSNLPSPGKLITSHAINKTQDLLNQNHSANAVRPNSKIKVKFEQNGSSKTSHLVSPAVNNSHQNVLSNYFPRVSVANQKAFRGVNGSPRKSETVGNIPKNSVSSSSQRRVSSSKISLRNSSKVMESTSVTPSRDVSGSEDTFPNKRPRLEDKTVFDNFFIRKEQIESSGNDPKYSSYPTTTTQNSSSSSSQSKMVNCPVCQNEVLESQINEHLDWCLEGDSIKVKS, from the exons ATGGATGATGACCTGATGTTGGCACTGCGGCTTCAGGAGGAGTGGAACTTGCAGGAGGCGGAGCGCGATCAGGCCCAGGAGTCCCTGTCGCTAGTGGACGCGTCGTGGGAGTTGGTGGACCCCACACCGGACTTGCAGGCCCTGTTTGTTCAGTTTAACGACCAGTTCTTCTGGGGCCAGCTGGAGGCCGTCGAGGTGAAGTGGAGCGTGCGAATGACCCT GTGTGCTGGGATATGCAgctatgaagggaagggtggaatgtGTTCCATCCGTCTCAGCGAACCCCTTTTAAAGTTGAGACCAAGAAAGGATCTTGTAGAG ACCCTCTTGCATGAAATGATACATGCCTATTTATTTGTCACTAATAATGACAAAGACCGAGAAGGGCACGGTCCAGAATTTTGTAAACATATGCATCGCATCAACAGCCTGACTGGAGCCAATATAACG GTCTACCATACTTTTCACGACGAGGTGGATGAATATCGGCGACACTGGTGGCGCTGCGATGGGCCGTGCCAGCACAGGCCGCCCTATTATGGCTATGTCAAACGAGCTACTAACAGGGAACCCTCTGCTCATGACTATTGGTGGGCTGAGCACCAGAAAACCTGTGGAGGCACTTACATGAAAATCAAGGAACCAGAGAATTActcaaaaaaaggcaaaggaaagacAAAACTAGGAAAGCAACCAGTATCAGCTGCAGAGAATAAAG ATAAACCCAACAGAGGTGAGGCCCAGCTAGTAATCCCTTTTAGTGGGAAAGGGTATGTTCTAGGAGAAACAAGCAATTTACCTTCACCTGGGAAATTGATCACTTCACATGCCATTAATAAAACCCAAGATCTTTTAAATCAAAACCATTCAGCAAATGCTGTAAGACCTAATTCTAAAATCAAGGTGAAATTTGAACAGAATGGTTCAAGTAAAACTTCTCATCTGGTCTCCCCTGCTGTTAATAACAGTCACCAAAATGTTCTAAGCAACTACTTTCCTAGAGTATCAGTTGCCAACCAAAAGGCTTTCAGAGGTGTGAATGGATCTCCAAGGAAAAGTGAAACAGTTGGCAACATCCCTAAAAACTCAGTATCTTCTAGTTCTCAAAGAAGGGTTTCATCTTCTAAGATATCCTTAAGAAATTCTTCAAAAGTAATGGAATCAACATCTGTGACGCCATCCCGGGATGTGAGTGGATCTGAAGATACATTCCCAAATAAACGACCTCGGCTAGAAGATAAGACtgtttttgacaatttttttatcaggaaagaacaaatagaaagcaGTGGTAATGATCCAAAGTATAGTTCATATCCTACAACCACAACTCAGAATTCCAGCAGTTCATCCAGCCAGAGCAAAATGGTTAATTGCCCAGTTTGTCAGAATGAAGTTTTGGAGTCTCAGATTAATGAGCACTTGGACTGGTGCCTTGAAGGTGACAGCATCAAAGTCAAAAGCTGA
- the SPRTN gene encoding sprT-like domain-containing protein Spartan isoform X2: MDDDLMLALRLQEEWNLQEAERDQAQESLSLVDASWELVDPTPDLQALFVQFNDQFFWGQLEAVEVKWSVRMTLCAGICSYEGKGGMCSIRLSEPLLKLRPRKDLVEVYHTFHDEVDEYRRHWWRCDGPCQHRPPYYGYVKRATNREPSAHDYWWAEHQKTCGGTYMKIKEPENYSKKGKGKTKLGKQPVSAAENKDKPNRGEAQLVIPFSGKGYVLGETSNLPSPGKLITSHAINKTQDLLNQNHSANAVRPNSKIKVKFEQNGSSKTSHLVSPAVNNSHQNVLSNYFPRVSVANQKAFRGVNGSPRKSETVGNIPKNSVSSSSQRRVSSSKISLRNSSKVMESTSVTPSRDVSGSEDTFPNKRPRLEDKTVFDNFFIRKEQIESSGNDPKYSSYPTTTTQNSSSSSSQSKMVNCPVCQNEVLESQINEHLDWCLEGDSIKVKS, from the exons ATGGATGATGACCTGATGTTGGCACTGCGGCTTCAGGAGGAGTGGAACTTGCAGGAGGCGGAGCGCGATCAGGCCCAGGAGTCCCTGTCGCTAGTGGACGCGTCGTGGGAGTTGGTGGACCCCACACCGGACTTGCAGGCCCTGTTTGTTCAGTTTAACGACCAGTTCTTCTGGGGCCAGCTGGAGGCCGTCGAGGTGAAGTGGAGCGTGCGAATGACCCT GTGTGCTGGGATATGCAgctatgaagggaagggtggaatgtGTTCCATCCGTCTCAGCGAACCCCTTTTAAAGTTGAGACCAAGAAAGGATCTTGTAGAG GTCTACCATACTTTTCACGACGAGGTGGATGAATATCGGCGACACTGGTGGCGCTGCGATGGGCCGTGCCAGCACAGGCCGCCCTATTATGGCTATGTCAAACGAGCTACTAACAGGGAACCCTCTGCTCATGACTATTGGTGGGCTGAGCACCAGAAAACCTGTGGAGGCACTTACATGAAAATCAAGGAACCAGAGAATTActcaaaaaaaggcaaaggaaagacAAAACTAGGAAAGCAACCAGTATCAGCTGCAGAGAATAAAG ATAAACCCAACAGAGGTGAGGCCCAGCTAGTAATCCCTTTTAGTGGGAAAGGGTATGTTCTAGGAGAAACAAGCAATTTACCTTCACCTGGGAAATTGATCACTTCACATGCCATTAATAAAACCCAAGATCTTTTAAATCAAAACCATTCAGCAAATGCTGTAAGACCTAATTCTAAAATCAAGGTGAAATTTGAACAGAATGGTTCAAGTAAAACTTCTCATCTGGTCTCCCCTGCTGTTAATAACAGTCACCAAAATGTTCTAAGCAACTACTTTCCTAGAGTATCAGTTGCCAACCAAAAGGCTTTCAGAGGTGTGAATGGATCTCCAAGGAAAAGTGAAACAGTTGGCAACATCCCTAAAAACTCAGTATCTTCTAGTTCTCAAAGAAGGGTTTCATCTTCTAAGATATCCTTAAGAAATTCTTCAAAAGTAATGGAATCAACATCTGTGACGCCATCCCGGGATGTGAGTGGATCTGAAGATACATTCCCAAATAAACGACCTCGGCTAGAAGATAAGACtgtttttgacaatttttttatcaggaaagaacaaatagaaagcaGTGGTAATGATCCAAAGTATAGTTCATATCCTACAACCACAACTCAGAATTCCAGCAGTTCATCCAGCCAGAGCAAAATGGTTAATTGCCCAGTTTGTCAGAATGAAGTTTTGGAGTCTCAGATTAATGAGCACTTGGACTGGTGCCTTGAAGGTGACAGCATCAAAGTCAAAAGCTGA